A portion of the Ricinus communis isolate WT05 ecotype wild-type chromosome 10, ASM1957865v1, whole genome shotgun sequence genome contains these proteins:
- the LOC8280238 gene encoding cilia- and flagella-associated protein 251 isoform X1 encodes MEDQANEWKNQGYEENNGCWIWDKGLALGKKILVTGFVISSAPFLLPPLVVISALGLACSVPYGIYLASHACTEKLTSKLLPTPATFEEKYGGEDAGLEDDFGIENEEEELKRRVEMRLEQDEKGAEEEKSPEEISEDIGEKEEEEPVIEKSKDEEAEICGITIEIEGEKTDSNVREEEQQLEVTGITIEVCQGGDKEENEELLKETTGLMEKLRDEGMIDEGAGKEKRSAENVHEDAEEGLKENDKSAGKTVAQSRDTNVDQNAVDIDREVEQEKQSAEKVHEVAVEGLKKDDTSAGETVAQSGGTNVDQNAGDIDREVEQNGHKTNGFVENASAPQKTNGSVEITPALQKEKVSDKKAGDENIRGEDKSVAREEATPPGGRGQDNREKATDHGTSQGNNQSSNTPPNNADSLQVTAGGIPSGNGTSNEMPDSEEKMWEKIDGMRKIVGYTAARHATCIGELKALYVFTGVEPPASFKDPSDLAEVNDKFKFLMSIVGVK; translated from the exons ATGGAAGACCAGGCCAACGAGTGGAAAAACCAGGGATATGAGGAGAACAATGGATGCTGGATTTGGGATAAAGGTTTGGCATTGGGAAAGAAGATTTTGGTTACTGGTTTTGTCATTTCTTCTGCACCATTTCTTCTCCCTCCTTTAGTGGTTATTTCAGCACTTGGATTGGCTTGTTCAGTCCCATATGGGATTTACCTGGCAAGTCATGCTTGCACTGAAAAACTTACGAGCAAATTGCTTCCAACGCCTGCaacatttgaagaaaaatatggTGGAGAAGATGCAGGACTTGAAGATGATTTTGGTATAGAAAATGAGGAAGAAGAGCTAAAAAGAAGGGTTGAGATGAGGCTTGAGCAAGATGAGAAGGGAGCTGAGGAAGAGAAGTCACCAGAAGAGATTAGTGAAGATATAGGGGAAAAGGAGGAAGAAGAGCCGGTGATAGAAAAAAGCAAGGATGAAGAAGCGGAGATATGTGGAATTACTATTGAAATTGAAGGTGAGAAAACTGACAGCAATGTTAGAGAGGAGGAGCAGCAATTAGAAGTGACAGGCATTACTATAGAAGTTTGCCAGGGAGgggataaagaagaaaatgaagaactGCTAAAGGAGACAACAGGACTGATGGAGAAATTAAGAGATGAGGGTATGATTGATGAGGGAGCAGGCAAAGAAAAGCGGAGTGCAGAAAATGTGCATGAAGATGCAGAGGAAGGACTAAaggaaaatgataaaagtGCTGGAAAAACTGTTGCACAATCAAGAGATACAAATGTTGATCAAAATGCTGTCGATATTGATCGAGAAGTAGAACAAGAGAAGCAGAGTGCAGAAAAAGTGCATGAAGTTGCAGTGGAAGGACTTAAGAAAGATGATACAAGTGCTGGAGAAACTGTTGCACAATCAGGAGGTACAAATGTTGATCAAAATGCTGGCGATATTGATCGAGAAGTAGAACAAAACGGTCACAAGACAAATGGATTTGTAGAAAATGCATCTGCTCCCCAAAAGACAAATGGATCTGTAGAAATTACACCTGCTCtccaaaaggaaaaagtatCAGATAAAAAGGCTGGTGATGAAAACATTAGAGGAGAAGATAAATCTGTCGCTAGGGAGGAAGCTACACCCCCAGGAGGAAGAGGGCAGGATAACAGGGAGAAGGCTACAGATCATGGGACATCACAAG GGAATAATCAGTCAAGTAACACTCCCCCAAACAATGCTGATTCCCTGCAAGTTACAGCTGGTGGAATTCCTTCCGGAAATGGCACTTCCAATGAG ATGCCGGACAGCGAGGAGAAGATGTGGGAAAAAATTGATGGAATGCGCAAAATAGTAGGATATACGGCTGCACGACATGCTACGTGTATTGGGGAACTCAAGGCTCTCTATGTTTTCACTGGAGTCGAACCACCTGCTTCATTCAAGGATCCCTCTGATTTGGCGGAAGTGAATGACAAGTTTAAGTTTCTGATGTCCATTGTTGGAGTCAAATAG
- the LOC8280238 gene encoding cilia- and flagella-associated protein 251 isoform X2 — MEDQANEWKNQGYEENNGCWIWDKGLALGKKILVTGFVISSAPFLLPPLVVISALGLACSVPYGIYLASHACTEKLTSKLLPTPATFEEKYGGEDAGLEDDFGIENEEEELKRRVEMRLEQDEKGAEEEKSPEEISEDIGEKEEEEPVIEKSKDEEAEICGITIEIEGEKTDSNVREEEQQLEVTGITIEVCQGGDKEENEELLKETTGLMEKLRDEGMIDEGAGKEKRSAENVHEDAEEGLKENDKSAGKTVAQSRDTNVDQNAVDIDREVEQEKQSAEKVHEVAVEGLKKDDTSAGETVAQSGGTNVDQNAGDIDREVEQNGHKTNGFVENASAPQKTNGSVEITPALQKEKVSDKKAGDENIRGEDKSVAREEATPPGGRGQDNREKATDHGTSQGNNQSSNTPPNNADSLQVTAGGIPSGNGTSNEPFSSSCTSA; from the exons ATGGAAGACCAGGCCAACGAGTGGAAAAACCAGGGATATGAGGAGAACAATGGATGCTGGATTTGGGATAAAGGTTTGGCATTGGGAAAGAAGATTTTGGTTACTGGTTTTGTCATTTCTTCTGCACCATTTCTTCTCCCTCCTTTAGTGGTTATTTCAGCACTTGGATTGGCTTGTTCAGTCCCATATGGGATTTACCTGGCAAGTCATGCTTGCACTGAAAAACTTACGAGCAAATTGCTTCCAACGCCTGCaacatttgaagaaaaatatggTGGAGAAGATGCAGGACTTGAAGATGATTTTGGTATAGAAAATGAGGAAGAAGAGCTAAAAAGAAGGGTTGAGATGAGGCTTGAGCAAGATGAGAAGGGAGCTGAGGAAGAGAAGTCACCAGAAGAGATTAGTGAAGATATAGGGGAAAAGGAGGAAGAAGAGCCGGTGATAGAAAAAAGCAAGGATGAAGAAGCGGAGATATGTGGAATTACTATTGAAATTGAAGGTGAGAAAACTGACAGCAATGTTAGAGAGGAGGAGCAGCAATTAGAAGTGACAGGCATTACTATAGAAGTTTGCCAGGGAGgggataaagaagaaaatgaagaactGCTAAAGGAGACAACAGGACTGATGGAGAAATTAAGAGATGAGGGTATGATTGATGAGGGAGCAGGCAAAGAAAAGCGGAGTGCAGAAAATGTGCATGAAGATGCAGAGGAAGGACTAAaggaaaatgataaaagtGCTGGAAAAACTGTTGCACAATCAAGAGATACAAATGTTGATCAAAATGCTGTCGATATTGATCGAGAAGTAGAACAAGAGAAGCAGAGTGCAGAAAAAGTGCATGAAGTTGCAGTGGAAGGACTTAAGAAAGATGATACAAGTGCTGGAGAAACTGTTGCACAATCAGGAGGTACAAATGTTGATCAAAATGCTGGCGATATTGATCGAGAAGTAGAACAAAACGGTCACAAGACAAATGGATTTGTAGAAAATGCATCTGCTCCCCAAAAGACAAATGGATCTGTAGAAATTACACCTGCTCtccaaaaggaaaaagtatCAGATAAAAAGGCTGGTGATGAAAACATTAGAGGAGAAGATAAATCTGTCGCTAGGGAGGAAGCTACACCCCCAGGAGGAAGAGGGCAGGATAACAGGGAGAAGGCTACAGATCATGGGACATCACAAG GGAATAATCAGTCAAGTAACACTCCCCCAAACAATGCTGATTCCCTGCAAGTTACAGCTGGTGGAATTCCTTCCGGAAATGGCACTTCCAATGAG CCATTTTCATCCAGCTGCACTTCTGCATAG
- the LOC8280238 gene encoding cilia- and flagella-associated protein 251 isoform X3 — protein sequence MEDQANEWKNQGYEENNGCWIWDKGLALGKKILVTGFVISSAPFLLPPLVVISALGLACSVPYGIYLASHACTEKLTSKLLPTPATFEEKYGGEDAGLEDDFGIENEEEELKRRVEMRLEQDEKGAEEEKSPEEISEDIGEKEEEEPVIEKSKDEEAEICGITIEIEGEKTDSNVREEEQQLEVTGITIEVCQGGDKEENEELLKETTGLMEKLRDEGMIDEGAGKEKRSAENVHEDAEEGLKENDKSAGKTVAQSRDTNVDQNAVDIDREVEQEKQSAEKVHEVAVEGLKKDDTSAGETVAQSGGTNVDQNAGDIDREVEQNGHKTNGFVENASAPQKTNGSVEITPALQKEKVSDKKAGDENIRGEDKSVAREEATPPGGRGQDNREKATDHGTSQGNNQSSNTPPNNADSLQVTAGGIPSGNGTSNERGEDVGKN from the exons ATGGAAGACCAGGCCAACGAGTGGAAAAACCAGGGATATGAGGAGAACAATGGATGCTGGATTTGGGATAAAGGTTTGGCATTGGGAAAGAAGATTTTGGTTACTGGTTTTGTCATTTCTTCTGCACCATTTCTTCTCCCTCCTTTAGTGGTTATTTCAGCACTTGGATTGGCTTGTTCAGTCCCATATGGGATTTACCTGGCAAGTCATGCTTGCACTGAAAAACTTACGAGCAAATTGCTTCCAACGCCTGCaacatttgaagaaaaatatggTGGAGAAGATGCAGGACTTGAAGATGATTTTGGTATAGAAAATGAGGAAGAAGAGCTAAAAAGAAGGGTTGAGATGAGGCTTGAGCAAGATGAGAAGGGAGCTGAGGAAGAGAAGTCACCAGAAGAGATTAGTGAAGATATAGGGGAAAAGGAGGAAGAAGAGCCGGTGATAGAAAAAAGCAAGGATGAAGAAGCGGAGATATGTGGAATTACTATTGAAATTGAAGGTGAGAAAACTGACAGCAATGTTAGAGAGGAGGAGCAGCAATTAGAAGTGACAGGCATTACTATAGAAGTTTGCCAGGGAGgggataaagaagaaaatgaagaactGCTAAAGGAGACAACAGGACTGATGGAGAAATTAAGAGATGAGGGTATGATTGATGAGGGAGCAGGCAAAGAAAAGCGGAGTGCAGAAAATGTGCATGAAGATGCAGAGGAAGGACTAAaggaaaatgataaaagtGCTGGAAAAACTGTTGCACAATCAAGAGATACAAATGTTGATCAAAATGCTGTCGATATTGATCGAGAAGTAGAACAAGAGAAGCAGAGTGCAGAAAAAGTGCATGAAGTTGCAGTGGAAGGACTTAAGAAAGATGATACAAGTGCTGGAGAAACTGTTGCACAATCAGGAGGTACAAATGTTGATCAAAATGCTGGCGATATTGATCGAGAAGTAGAACAAAACGGTCACAAGACAAATGGATTTGTAGAAAATGCATCTGCTCCCCAAAAGACAAATGGATCTGTAGAAATTACACCTGCTCtccaaaaggaaaaagtatCAGATAAAAAGGCTGGTGATGAAAACATTAGAGGAGAAGATAAATCTGTCGCTAGGGAGGAAGCTACACCCCCAGGAGGAAGAGGGCAGGATAACAGGGAGAAGGCTACAGATCATGGGACATCACAAG GGAATAATCAGTCAAGTAACACTCCCCCAAACAATGCTGATTCCCTGCAAGTTACAGCTGGTGGAATTCCTTCCGGAAATGGCACTTCCAATGAG CGAGGAGAAGATGTGGGAAAAAATTGA